taagtaccaactaaagataccctaaaacaaaaatctattcacaatcaaacatgcaacaaaacattacacctcaatttctaatgtttttcttaaatttctagacagttcctaactagtttgaagagggcacctaagcctccaatccggtctaatgaaccgagttaaccaggtaagctcccaggtaagtggaggggtcacgatgcgttcgcaaaggtcccacttaaaacccacttgcctcgaacagatgaactgtctctcttatagggacaaagcttgcctagacatcaactaagccacagagcgaaattggtgcaactttcggtggtcttcgtcctattgagctcgaatgtccttaggggccaacgtctagttgattttagttaagcttaagaTATTTgtgcactggggtgatttttaggctaaggacgagtgatgaaatcccgaccttttctttttaaatgggttcagcctttagaatattttatgttgatgccttatactatatgcaacaatcaagagatagttttttttttaatgttttatgacatgacattaaatttcattgaataggtgatcaagcaaattatttatttttctttttaaattttatgagctgaagtttgaaatttgaattctgaaatttgaaatttgaaatttgaaatttttaggtttttctcttcttcttttttttttgaataatcacccttgttcttctcttaaagttttttttttattattattatttattgattttcaattagcaacaagggttaatgagatataataacaataaaattcggattctaaaaaaaattaaatgcagaaaattcaaaacaaaaaGCAGCAAAgtttcgtattaatctaatagtctcagaatgtcaatcaggcCGTTCAGATTATTGAACAATGTGTCTTgcactagctgaccaaatttgaggcaaatcagacggctaatttctatgatatcagagtttgatgcagactgtgtagggaattaaaaatagtagtaaagatttaattttttttcaaaagaaaaatactaactactaaggtaaaaatgaaatctaaaattatactaataactcagccgttctccggcaacggcgctaaAAACTTGGCgcaaaaataaaactgttctcccaagtgcaggagaatcgcacaagtagtataactcggaagtccgaggtcgattccttagggaatgatctatagattattagcataattttagattaattaattcaataaacttgtggattaagatgatgttttgcaaatagaaaataaaccagtaaatagaaaattgaagtttggatagattaagatggtgtagggatctggaatcttctttgataatatcaaattcatgcgataaattctaagattcttttgttttctttaagaattataagcagataaaatttaattatggagtatgttcttgataacacGAATTCTCTTTCTAAGTATTCAACGTGCCTTAGAACGTctacgatgaatcaaataattgaggaagatatgtatcaataagcataaatcataaaagaattttcaacatataagaatcataacataatcaaaaaCATAGATCgtataaagcaaaggattagaatttacatcatgaactTGGTACACCAAAGGATTTTCCTTCACCCATCACCAAGAACTTTAGctcatcatcttcctctctctttctcactcttttttttaataacagaaacagggcatcccctgtttctctctacttctttttttcttttcctttctactGCAGCCGCTccgctcctctcttcctcctgttTTCTTCTTCAAATCCGAGCTGCCCCCTTTCGGATCAGAGGCCTCCTCATATAGATCCCCAGAGCCCATGGAATCGATGATTCCCTTGATCGCGCGTGGGGAGGAGCGGACGGCAAGGATCGTGCATTGCGGATGGCTGGGCTGATGCTGGTGCGGACGATGCGCGGACGTTGCGAcgcttcacgggatgctggtGGTGTCAAGACGCTCACGAATGGCTGGAACGGAGGAATAAGCGGGCgctgatctcggctgggaggtgAAGCGGGCTGCTGGGtggtgttgttgcttgatctggAAACTGGGATCGATTGATATGCCTGGGAGCCGAACCGTGGACAGCTGGGAGATGCGTGAGATGGCTGGGCGGTGATCGTGGCCGGATCACGAGAGAAGATATACGCGGTGAAGACGGATGCAGTGAAGACAAACTTGTAGGGAGAGGAGGACCGGACGCCGTGGATGAAGCGGACGCTGGGACCATGAACACGGGAGAATCACGCTGAGAGCTGGATGCGTGAATGGAGGAGGCGGATGCTGGGGGTGATGAAACACATGGAATGTGAGGAAGACGCATGGATGGTGCTGAGATTTGGGATGAGTGAGATTTGGAAAATCCACACACGGAAGAAGAGAATGGGTTGCATGAGGGCTCTATCGGGATGAGATGCACAGGCTGCTGGCTGCTGGGATTTGGTTGCAGTGAACTGGACGACTGAACCTAGCCTCTTTCTAGTGTGCAGCTGGGTTGACTcatgcggttggctggtcatccgtggtgatgcatctttttggacctaatgcgtatttttttctttgatttacgatcacctgcaccccacaaaaatataatattaatgcaacacttttatcattatttattagcaataatattaatttaagctgcgtgtagatcgtacttttgtgctctcatcaccgcTGAAGGCCAGCTTGTCCTAGACACCAAGCGGGAGAGGTGCTGGATGCTGGTGGACACAGCAATCAGTTGCTTGAGTGGTGCAGAGCTGCAACTCAGGGTGGACGGTTGTAGCCAGTGTCCCAGTCCATGGTCATGCTCCCACCTAAAACAATAAAGATGAATAATTCATCTTGATAGAGTGTGTTCGGCAGGGGACCCTCTGATGCCTAAGTCAAGACAATACTCAAGAAATAAACGATGTTCTTGGTAGTCTGTCAGGGCAACTGAGTACTTACCTGAAAGGTCCTCTAGAGAATGGAGTGTACAGGCGTAGCAAGATCTTGTCACCCTAGAATTTGGACATGTAGGTCGGCCAAGATTGGCAGGCCTTCGCATGTTTTGAGAATCAGGCGCATGCGTTTCGCACCCGGACCACGCCCTGCCTATTTGGCTAGAGTGATTTTAGAGGTCATGTAAAATTCTGGCCGAAATGTGGCTCGTTGTGGGgagtttttgaaatttgaatttagcTGCAAGCTTCTAAGCGTGCCATATGGCAAGCTCTAATATGTGATTTATAGGCTTCGTGGTGAGCTTTGGTTGGTCAGCCCTTCGTATGAGTCAGGTCGATTCCGAAGTATATCACTGTTGTTAGTTTTTTGACATAACGAAAAAACTATAGTTAGGCTTCCTTAATATGACGAATATGGCTAAATTCTTCATAGTTTTGCttgcttaaaaaaattagaTCAATCATTGGCTATTTCGGCCTTCCCTCTTAGAGTCCTTTatatcatttttccttttctaaatattttttttgaggtgATCCTTTTTGAAATAGTTGAACTCACAAGTTGGAAGGAGAAACAATCTAATATTTCATTGCTTTATATCCGGATATAGAGTAGATTTTAACATGTGAGTGCACACAATCTTTGATGAGGAATACTATTTGATGGATGGTTATAGTACCATCTTGTTAATAAGGATAGGCTAAGACTCTTCATTCTAAATATTTCCTAATGATCATTGGATTCATTTTGCTTGCAGCATACATGCATGCTATATTCCTCTTTAGATTTCATCTGTCATCCTTTTAgataaaaatattcttaaaaatattttttaacattATCAATCTCTCCTCCATCAAAATTCagttaaaataaaaattcagcTAACCAAGTTAACAAagcattttaaatttttaatcattACAATTATTCAATTTAAAACCTTCTTTCccaaaatgatattattttcttttaaatcttTCTTTCATAGCCAATCAGTTTatacaatattatttttattcaaaatagtatcaaatttcataatttatatgtaatataattaaaatttgtatttatatttgttaAGCTCAATGTATCCAACCGATAGtttatcaaaaaattattgACAGACTTGTAAATCAGTGGGACTTTTTTTAAAAGTCGAcatactttttctttcaagTTTCCTTTTCCCTTTACTCTTTTGAAAGACCCACTGTTTCTTTGTTTGCAGGTTTTCTGTCTTGTGAGCGCACGCAAGACGTGTTTAGGTGTTCATAGTTTTCTTTCATTTCCTCTTTTAGTTGTGCAATCATAGGAGACCTGATCAAATGTTGCACTAAAACGTACCGATCTggaatttcatcttttcttttgaaaaatggAATAAATTACGTCATACAAGAATACAAACATCCATTAGCATCAGAATATAAAAGATGAGCAAGTGGCAAGATGGTGTCTCTATCTAAATTATTCTAAAATTATGATCAACACCGCAATTACTTCTTATAACAATCCAAAACACATATAACAACAACGATATCTGAAAAAGTTATATACATGTaaatgagaaaaaagaaaaaaccttgtaTACATCTAATCTAAGAGAAAAATACTACTCTACCAAATTACGCTATAAAAAATTCCTACTGGAAAGTTATTTAACAAGTTTTTttcatgaatacccttctaaaaatttaaatttacatgaataccattttaaaacttatatttatttctgtaccctcataaaatactatttttacataaatactcCTAATATAGCAGctcttctaacaccgttaataaaaactatatttattttaattaaaaataaactaaaaatttgaaattatttttttgtctttcATCGTGATCATCTTATAAATGTTGATTTTTGCATGTCCATCtattaagagtattttagttattttaatttgaaaccactAATTTTTTAACAGCATTAGATGGcgtaggtatatatatatatatatgcaaaaacaaaaataaaaaaaaagtaaaataataaaataagtattttatgaggatatatatatatatatattataatttagAAAGCATATTTCTGTAAAATTTAATATTGAGGAGggtatttatgaaaaaaaaaaaactcttatttAACTGGTCCTCCGCATCAATGACCGGCCAAGGATCGCGCCAGCCCCGTGAAATGGACCCACAGTCTCATCTCACATGGCATGATACGTGGCAGTTTTGGGCCCCGGAGAAGACTACAAGCCCAGCAGAAACCGGGAACGGAAAAAAAAACGGTCCCTCCAGCGAAGTAGTTTAAGCGCCCCCTGAATTTTTAGATGCCACGCAGCACACAATCCAAACGGGAGAAACCTAGCGAATAAATTTAGTAACGTACGGTGACCAGGATCCTCTATCAAGCTCAAAACACAAATCCAACCATCAGAACCCATTCAGGGCCTGAAATTTCTTTGTTGCACACGTTTCATGGAATGAGTGGGTCTGTCACAAATGGATTCCATGAGGCTTAAGATCTTCAGCAGGAAGGGATAAACTCTCACAGTGGTTTTTACTCCGCCGTCCCCTCTCTGAAAACCAGCAGAGGTGAATCACCCcttgtctttttctttcttttggctTATAAAGCTCGCCTCACACCCCCAGGAGAGGCTCACAGGGCAGAAAAACTCAAGAAGAGTGTGTtaggggggagagagaaggagagggagatggGGAAGGGTGGTGAAGGAGGTGGAGATGGGAATGGGGAGAACATGGCAGCCTGGCTGGTGGCTGTTAACTCCCTCAAGATCCAGCCTTACCAGCTCCCACCTCTTGGTATCTATCCcctctttcttttattcttccACTTTACTTCTTTTCCCATTTCATTCAGTATAAGTTGATAATAGTTATATGTTTCTTTGATGTGATATAGGGCATGTTATGCTTATGTGTAGTTTTTCTGTGGTGGGTTTGATTGATCTGTGTTCTTTTTCTGGTTTTCCTatgttatgtatatgtttccaatcaattgatctagaattattttttCCCTGTATTTACCCTTTTTTAAGATTTTGTGGATAAACTGGTGGAGTTTAAACATGATGATGATAGTGATGATCGTGGCTTATTGTGCTTTCTAAATCCTCTGTGAAAAGTTGACAAAGCATGTCAACTTTTAATTGATCATGTTTTAATGGATCATTCCAGTGatcactctttcttttctttcctatgCTTTGATCTTGATCTTTTGTGCAGACAAAATTGGTTATGATTGTTTTCCTTTTAAATTTTGTGGATGAACTGGTGGAGTTTAAATATGATGATGGTGGGGATCATGGATTATTGTGTTTTATAGATCAAAACATGTGAAGTTTTAATTGATCATCTTATAGTGGGTCATTCTAGAGATTCCTGTCTTTCCTTtcttatgttttgattttctttgccAACAAAATCGACTATTTTCAGGCCCTCGCGATGTTCGGGTGCGCATGAAAGCCGTGGGTATCTGCGGAAGTGATGTTCATTACCTCAAGGTTCATCTTTTCATATCCTGAATTTACTTATGCTACTATGACTATCCCTCTTTAAATTTTGCTGAGGAAAAAGCATCTTACCAATGTTTTCTTCTGGAAAAGAAGTCTAATTAGAAGCTTAAATTCTTCGATTGTTAGTCGTTTTTACCCATTAATCTATTGATTGCTTGAATTTTACATATGGACCCAGTTGTGAACACATATTGCTATTTTAGGAAAGAAAAGTTAACACATTGTTGATGTTACTTGATACTGCAGACCATGAGCTGTGCCCAATATGTTGTCAAAGAGCCTATGGTAATTGGGCATGAATGTGCTGGGGTTATTGAAGAGGTGGGCAGCGAAGTGACTTCCCTCGCTGTGGGTGACCGCGTGGCCATAGAACCGGGGATCAGCTGTGGACACTGTAAGCACTGCAAAGGTGGCCGGTACAACCTGTGCCCGGATATGAAGTTCTTTGCCACACCTCCTGTTCATGGTTCCTTGGCTAATCAGGTATcaaattttttagaattttacaATTCTTTACCCTATTGTTGGCTGCTATAATAATATAATCGGTGCTTTAATTACTGCATACAATTAGCTCCAATTAACCTTAAGATCCATCTTGAAGTTTTACTCGATCCATTTAATCAGATTTTTGATTTTATGCTACACATCCAAAAGGAAGCAATGTAAAAAAAAGAGCATTTTCAGTGGAACCATATTTTGATACTTACTACCTTTCATCTATAGGTAGAATAATGCACAGTTGTAGTGCGGAGTGGCAGTCTCAACTCTAATCTCCCAATTTCAGAGCCTCTTAGTTATTTATATTCTATGAATTTGAAGCTCTAATGTTCTCCTCTAAGAGTCTCAAAGTCTAGCTGTTCCTTCATGTGAGAATCATGCATTTCATCACTTAATATTTGTTCCATCAGAGTTGCTGGAAAACTTATTGAGATTCAGGCCAAAAGAACTTCTTGCTTGTTGCTAATGATCTATCTCTTTTCTTGGCAGATCGTGCATCCTGCTGATCTCTGTTTTAAGCTTCCAGACAATGTAAGCTTGGAGGAAGGGGCAATGTGCGAGCCCCTCAGTGTTGGAGTCTATGCGTGTCGCCGTGCTTTTGTTGGTCCGGAGACAAATGTGCTAATTGTGGGAGCTGGACCAATAGGCCTAGTCACAATGCTTGCAGCTCGTGCTTTTGGTGCTTCAAAAATAGTTATAACCGATGCTGATGATAGTCGTCTATCAGTTGCAAAGACTCTTGGAGCAGATGATACTGTTAAAGTTTCTAAAAACATGGAGGTTTTACCACCTATTTCTCTTCCTTTTACATTTCCTTGTTAAGTGTGGTATATCTTGCCATAAAACTCACCTCTAAATAAGGATGTTTTTCTTCTGTTACCCACTTTGAAATGATTTTAGCATATAATATGTTcttttaattataaattttacatgaacttatttgatattttctttcaCTTCAATTATCTCTTAACACTTTTTTTAATTCCTAGTcctctttatctttttttttttttaatttctcaaTAGCATCTGTATTCTATTGTACAGTAAAGGCTCTTAggtataagttaattttataaaGATCCAATGGAAGATTGCTTTGACTTTAGACGACAAATACACTGTAGATGAAACAGAATTTAGATTGTTTCTCATCCTAGGAAGCCAAAAGTGAGAAGTTGTAATAAGCACAGGTTTAATTTTTCAGGTTAAAAGATCGCATGGTACTTGGGCCTTCCGCTCATGAAACTAAGGGCCTATGCGGCACTCCCTTGTTCTCTTGTTTCTCATAATTTCTGAAAAaagtgaaagaaagaaaatattgctttccactttttataaaaatagagAACTAAAGTTTAGCAAGTGGTGACCCCTCTCCTTGATATCCTTTCGACCAGCTGCCATAGCCACCACCACACAGCTACCATGGTCACCTCCACCAGTAAGTGTCACCATCTCCTCTGCCATTGTCGCCCCCTCCATGATCGCATACCGCCCGCATGTCtaccactgctgctgctgctactcCTTTCACCACCATCACCATCTCCACCGTCACGCTACTACTACCACCTCTGCCGCTGCCGATGCTGCTGCTGCTACTTTCTCCATTATTGCTAGATTGCCACCACCTCTATTGACATTGCCATTGCCACGTCCACCATTGTTGCTGCTGTCTCCACCACCACTACTGTGATCACCTCCACCAATGATACAGCTGCCTCCTTCATTGTTGCTGCCACAATCACTGCTATCCATCCCATTGCCATTGCCATTGCCAAAGGATGGAAGAGGGGTTAGTTTTTGATTTTTCGTATGCTTACAAAAGTAAAAAAAGTTGATTAAACCAGAATGTTTATGCTTTTTTAAGAATTTTAAACTGAAGTAGAAAAATCGATTGTTACTTTTAGAAATAGGAGAAGTGAAAGTGACACCAAATGCAACCTAAATTATTAAGTTACTAATTATTTGAGCTCTTGGACAAAGGAAGGAAATGTTTTTCAATAACTCTAGGCTTTTTCACAAGCATggctttttaaatttttggtccTTGATCATGAATTATAACCTGGGCTTATCAATTAATTAGTTTCGAAGATTATATATCTCTCTCTCATTTTAAGTTTGGCTGCCATAGTGAGGATATGCAAAGCTTTACATAACTGGTGCCAAATGTACAGCTCTTAGGAATTAGAAAGCAATATTTATGAACAAAAATTTCACCAGTGATATATTGATATTAGGGATTTGTAAGGTTTGCCGCATCGGTACCATGACTCATACTGGCCAGCTGCCAATACAGTACAACATGGATATGTCCTGTACCTTGCTGGAGCATACCAAAAtggagagaggaagggggaaagGCAGAGGGAGGAATAGGTAGAGAGAGAGgtagggagaggaagaaggagaggagggacagagaggggggagagaatGAGATGGAGTTACCTTTGAGGCCTCTTGTCTCCTCGCAGATCTCCCGGGATGTCCTTTCTTGCTCTAGGAGTAGAGAGAGAACCCTTGGTGGAGAGCAAAGGGAAGAGGGATGGGAAAGTCATCGGTGAACCGGTCAAGTCGAGCCTAGGTTTGAATAGTTTGCCCTAGCAACGCGGATGACCGGATGTAGAAGCAGAGAGTGCGGAGAGAGCGAAGAGGGTGGGAAAGAGAGTGGAGAGAGCAAGCGAGAGAGTTGAGAGAGCAGACGAAGCTTTGAGAGGGCTTCGTTCGAACTGAGGAGGCAGTGGATTGATTTTATAGCTCGAATCGACCCACATGGCCCAGCAGTCCAGGCATCGGTTTGGTTCGGTGTTAGGATTAGATAGTAAGGTTTAAGAACAAAAATTTCTGAGTTCCTACTGATGAATGAACTTGTCCTTGGTGGAAGTATTGCCATTGTTATTTTACATTTCAAGACCTATGAACTCTACTTAGTTACATATGCTAGCATACTTCATGCTTTGATATACCTAATTTCTGACGTGCAATTGGTTTCTTTGGCCAATATATGGGTTTTGTGGTTAGTGGGGATGCTAGGAAGTAGGGACATAGGTCCTCTGATGCATAGAGGTGCAGTTCAATTTACAAGCAGCACATCAGCATGAAGGTTTACGTGGGTGAAAGGACACGGTGATACCTGAAAATTCAAAGCCTTGGTGCAAGTTTATGCATTTTTTTCaatggacatatcatttgaagaAAGAACATTGTTATAATATGTTTAGAATCTTTAGATATTGCCATCTTTATAGGAGTATGTGGAAGTGTAGTCAAGAAAGGGTTTATGCAAGAGTTTCCACATTATACAGAAAAGGGGAGACAATTATATTGAATCGTGATACATCCTACAGAGGATTCAGTGTTTCATTCAAAGGAAAAGCGCACAGACAATCAAACAGCAGGATACTCAGGCCAGTTGATAAATATGTTATCAGTAGAAGATGTTCCCTAATGGAAGGATGGAACTTGAAGTTGTCTCATAATAAGAGTGTCCATCTATTCTCTTCAATACTGGATGGAAAGGACTGCTGATAACGCATGCATTGGATGGGTTCACCTGAATAAAATTCTTCACAGAAATTATCTCACAATGTTGCTCAAAAACATGAAAAGTTTGTACCCTGAAAAATAAAGCTAACAGTCCACAAATCAGTCAACAGTTGACAACAATTATTTATTACTGAATTATGAAAATCACAAAGTCTTAATTCAATAGTTGTTTCATTTGGACCAGTTATTTTTTCATAACTCCTTGTTAAAATTTGTTTTCATTTCAGGGATATCTAATGTAATATTCTTTTATAGGATCTTGATGAGGAGGTTATTCAAATACAGAAGGCTATGGGTGCTGACATTCATGCGACGTTTGATTGTGCTGGTTTTAGCAAAACAATGTCAACTGCTCTTAATGCTACTTGTGCTGGTGGGAAAGTTTGCCTCGTTGGAATGGGCGAAAATGAGCTGACTGTCCCCCTTACTCCTGCTGCAGCAAGGTATTATCATCTCCACCAATATTCAATTGCTTCTCGTCTGGAGAAATCGGATTCCATCTCTCATTGACTTGATGTGGTGATTGCTTATATTTCTTCCATTCTCTTTCGTTCCAGAGAGGTTGATGTCATTGGTGTCTTCCGCTACAAGGACACT
This Phoenix dactylifera cultivar Barhee BC4 unplaced genomic scaffold, palm_55x_up_171113_PBpolish2nd_filt_p 000312F, whole genome shotgun sequence DNA region includes the following protein-coding sequences:
- the LOC103723344 gene encoding sorbitol dehydrogenase-like; amino-acid sequence: MGKGGEGGGDGNGENMAAWLVAVNSLKIQPYQLPPLGPRDVRVRMKAVGICGSDVHYLKTMSCAQYVVKEPMVIGHECAGVIEEVGSEVTSLAVGDRVAIEPGISCGHCKHCKGGRYNLCPDMKFFATPPVHGSLANQIVHPADLCFKLPDNVSLEEGAMCEPLSVGVYACRRAFVGPETNVLIVGAGPIGLVTMLAARAFGASKIVITDADDSRLSVAKTLGADDTVKVSKNMEDLDEEVIQIQKAMGADIHATFDCAGFSKTMSTALNATCAGGKVCLVGMGENELTVPLTPAAAREVDVIGVFRYKDTWPLCIEFLRSGKVDVRPLITHRFGFSQEEVEKAFEVSARGHDAIKVMFNL